From Leishmania mexicana MHOM/GT/2001/U1103 complete genome, chromosome 9, a single genomic window includes:
- a CDS encoding histone H2B, whose product MASSRKTSHAHKSHRKPKRTWNVYVNRSLKAINSQMSMSGRTMKIVNSYVNDVMERICTEAASIVRANKKRTLGAREVQTAVRIVLPAELAKHAMAEGTKAVSNASR is encoded by the coding sequence ATGGCTTCTTCCCGCAAGActtcacacgcgcacaagtCGCACCGCAAGCCGAAGCGCACGTGGAACGTGTACGTGAACCGCTCGCTGAAGGCGATCAACTCCCAGATGTCGATGTCGGGTCGCACGATGAAGATCGTGAACTCGTACGTGAACGACGTGATGGAGCGCATCTGCACCGAGGCTGCGTCGATTGTTCGTGCGAACAAGAAGCGCACGCTGGGTGCGCGCGAGGTgcagacggcggtgcgcatTGTGCTGCCGGCGGAGCTCGCGAAGCACGCCATGGCTGAGGGCACGAAGGCCGTGTCGAACGCGTCCCGTTAA